A segment of the Paramisgurnus dabryanus chromosome 5, PD_genome_1.1, whole genome shotgun sequence genome:
TgtgtatactgtagtatataataattacacttAATGATTGTGTACTAGTTTTCTGTTATCTGTAGCgcattaatattaaaataaaaataaataattctaAATATAGGCTGAGTATCTACCGTTAATATTTCATGTTAAAGTGGTAAAATACTGATTACAGAAAATTTGATAATTTTACTTACATACGAACAAACAGACACATtagaatttaattttttattttctttcatgaaATTTGTGAATTAAGCAAGGATGAATTAACATACACATTAgaggttaaataaaaatgtataatctTGAcgtaaataaaatgacaaacgTTTTATTAAATTCCTAAAAAAGTAGAAAAAGACGAATAAGTCAATCATACACTTTAAAGTGAAAAGTCTTTCACGCTTTGCGCAATATTTCTAGCGTAGGTTTTGTGAATGACTATAGCACGATTTAAATTTCACGCGCTCAAAGCTCAAACACCATCGCGTCCATGGCAACAAGAAAACACTCGCATGTTTCACTGAGACTGAAGAAGCGACGAAAACTTAAATGCCTCCGAAAAAGAAGGGAAAGAATGGCGAtgataaatcaaaacaaaaggaAAACATGGCGTCTGAGAAGAAAAACCCTGAAGAAGTAACAGAAGGTGACAAAAGGTTTTATCAAGCTCAAATACGAGATTTGGAAGAGCGACTGGAAAGGTAAAGACAGTGCCTAGCATTTCAAGTTTACTTTTTCACCAGAACGCTTTTCACAGTAAATGCATATTTGTAAAGAAAacagagacaaaacaatatgaaaatatagaaaatacatgttatttttaaagttttcatTTTCAGACTTAAGAACTAACGTATACATTCAGATATATAACTAATATATTCAGACTCATAATTAGGCCTATATATTTGggatttttaaatatacatgatTATAGATAGAGGATATAAGTTATgcaacacacacagacacacacacgcgcgcaagcacacacacatacaccaaACCTGTCAACATAATCCATTACAGAAAAAGTTAGCATTTTTAcaatatgttttaaaaacaagcatttttttacagttattaCAAATGAAATCGAGGATTTACCCAAAAAGAGGTTTTGTCAGGTTTTCCTCACTTTGGGTACAGATTCTTAAAGGTTTAAAATTCTTTCTTTTTAAGAGTTTTGGGTGAAACAAGCATACACACAGCAGCAGATACTCACCTAACGATGATGCTGATTTGAAGACGTCTTTAGTTTTCGAGATGTAAGATTTTAATCACATTCTAGTTAAAAGTAACCAGTTAAACTATTACCATGTGCAGTCTTGTCCTTGagaaaactaaaatgaaacCGACTTTCAATCATAATTTCCTGTCAATAATTAACCAGGTAACATACTTATTCATTTATGTCATGACCTCAACAGGAAGCGCTTGCCTTTTAAATACATAAACAGTCATGTCTTTCATTGCAGATACCAGCTTAAATGTGACAAACTGGAGGTTCAAGAGAAGGACTTGTGCTTGAAGATGAATAATTCGGAGAAAGAGAAGAAAGACATCGTGCTCTATCTCAAACACAGACTGCGTAAAAAAGAGGATGAAGTCGCTGATCTGGCAGAGGCGCTGTCGAAACATCAGCAGGTTCAAGAAACTGAACGCAACTCATTTGAGCTTCAGCTGAACCGGCTTAGACTTGAACTTCAGGAAAATAAGGACAAGTTCACATTGGAGAATATGGCCCTTGGTACGAGCTTCTGCAAATTAAGCACTTTGCAAACATCTTTATTCTTCAccaaagatgcttatattagTAGAAAACTGATATTTTTTGGCATTAATCTCTTATTTCGTGTCTAGCTAGTAAACTGCCGTCTTTGGAAGAATTTTCTGCACAGAAGGAGAAGCTCATGGCTGAACGCAAGGCTTTGGAAGAGCAACTTCAAAAGCAAAAAGAGGAACACCAGGAAGAAATCTATCGTCTGGAGAAACACGCTGTGCTAGATAAGGACAGGTGAGCATCAAGATACTCCAGAACATAATCTTGATCACACTCACACAAATACAGTGCACTTCTTGGGCACGgttgaattttcattttggggtgaactatccctgcAGGCTAAAGCAAGAAACGCTACAACATTTAGTTGATGCAGCAGAAGAATTCCGGCGGGTGTCGGATCAGAAGATGCCGGAGACGACGATGAGAGCAATGCAGGAGAATCTGTCTGTGGCAGCTCATCTCAAACATCTCTCTGACCAGATCGAAGAACTGTTGAAGGAAAATAATGCTCTGAGAGCCAAAGGAAAGCAACttaaaatagaaaacaaaaCCATGGAACCTCTACTGAATGAGATAACCAGGAAGAATGTGGCAAATCAAAAGGTTAATATCTGTTTTACTTACTATAAAGAACTGTCTTTGGTTTGCAtggaaaaaaacaaacagaatTTTCGATTCCTAAAAGGTGATCCAGCAGCTGACAGAAAAGTGCAAGCAAATGCAAACCGAACTGGAAAAATACGTCAAACTTCAAATGAAGCACCAAAAGCTTCTGGAAAATCATTCGACGGTATGCACAGAGCTTGATGTTCTCAGGTTAGATTTCTACCGTTCACGAAATTACTTCTGTGCCTTTCttcatttattacatttaaaattgtgATATGTTGACATTGACATGCTCGTAATCATCTTCTATACTTGCAGACAGAAT
Coding sequences within it:
- the cfap157 gene encoding cilia- and flagella-associated protein 157 isoform X1, with the translated sequence MPPKKKGKNGDDKSKQKENMASEKKNPEEVTEGDKRFYQAQIRDLEERLERYQLKCDKLEVQEKDLCLKMNNSEKEKKDIVLYLKHRLRKKEDEVADLAEALSKHQQVQETERNSFELQLNRLRLELQENKDKFTLENMALASKLPSLEEFSAQKEKLMAERKALEEQLQKQKEEHQEEIYRLEKHAVLDKDRLKQETLQHLVDAAEEFRRVSDQKMPETTMRAMQENLSVAAHLKHLSDQIEELLKENNALRAKGKQLKIENKTMEPLLNEITRKNVANQKVIQQLTEKCKQMQTELEKYVKLQMKHQKLLENHSTVCTELDVLRQNHVAVTEMLQQTKAEVESQRKDLEEERRLGGQLKTVLRKAAIALKEALREVPEKDDSEVSVIVRRHQMMQSLLAVLETAAAVGEGPALVEFIPAMGSTKSPNIERSSEFLMQKSTNQLSHYKTGDLGLVPRKTQITSSKMGHNK
- the cfap157 gene encoding cilia- and flagella-associated protein 157 isoform X2, producing the protein MNNSEKEKKDIVLYLKHRLRKKEDEVADLAEALSKHQQVQETERNSFELQLNRLRLELQENKDKFTLENMALASKLPSLEEFSAQKEKLMAERKALEEQLQKQKEEHQEEIYRLEKHAVLDKDRLKQETLQHLVDAAEEFRRVSDQKMPETTMRAMQENLSVAAHLKHLSDQIEELLKENNALRAKGKQLKIENKTMEPLLNEITRKNVANQKVIQQLTEKCKQMQTELEKYVKLQMKHQKLLENHSTVCTELDVLRQNHVAVTEMLQQTKAEVESQRKDLEEERRLGGQLKTVLRKAAIALKEALREVPEKDDSEVSVIVRRHQMMQSLLAVLETAAAVGEGPALVEFIPAMGSTKSPNIERSSEFLMQKSTNQLSHYKTGDLGLVPRKTQITSSKMGHNK